Proteins from a single region of Trichoderma asperellum chromosome 3, complete sequence:
- a CDS encoding uncharacterized protein (EggNog:ENOG41), whose translation MMAENSDITVSIDFGTTYTGAAWMTPKTPIQVINDWPGSGDRGERKVPTTLIYNPDGTVSSWGFMCDDDDDKLPGKRRRDFFKIFIDEETLSAAQQRGFSNLPKNTKEAQLFATDYLHQVYLHVKETVEMQTGKRYLGGWADMAVTFLFSVPTTWTRMEIINIFKGIVRDAGFGVEGLKHIAQIDLTEAEAAAVATLKTSPIVFNRGSVFLTVDAGGGTTDLALMRITSADINFPQMAQVSAVKGVGIGSTLIDRAFVRLIMERLTGNPDIQRQLPNDLAVRLSKSHHFKILKHKFGEKVYMQPVFRMPMEGVSNDLSYPTLAVENGRMLFSMAEIQSLFEIQIEGIMKRITEQLNWLSEHYPTQQVEYMVLSGGLGSSTYIRDRIQQHVIAYPHANAAKIAVVPCHDPQLVVVRGLLLDYQQRRETGNIPVLAARIARSSYGIVVREMYSPDTHFDEEIVEDHWNPKKKWAINQIQWIIRKGDTIDPNVPLVKSFEYRLGPNDTTRSWNADIVTSQNEATFLPKSLKQAGVTKLCRVKSNLDGVEQHQLLLKQKRGIFFRKGYKFYICKFDLRVIVAPADLRFELWFDGQRFSGNHEPITAQWSEVGMKVNQD comes from the exons ATGATGGCTGAAAACAGCGATATTACCGTCTCAATCGATTTCGGCACAACGTATACTG GCGCTGCATGGATGACCCCAAAGACACCAATTCAGGTGATCAATGACTGGCCTGGAAGTGGTGATCGAGGAGAGCGAAAAGTCCCGACGACTCTGATATACAATCCAGATGGAACAGTATCGTCTTGGGGATTTATgtgcgatgatgacgatgataaaCTGCCAGGAAAACGACGACgagatttttttaaaatcttcATCGATGAGGAAACATTGtctgcagcgcagcagcgAGGATTTTCGAATTTACcgaaaaatacaaaagaagcaCAGCTATTTGCGACAGATTATCTACACCAGGTATATCTGCACGTTAAAGAAACTGTTGAGATGCAGACGGGGAAACGATACCTCGGCGGCTGGGCAGACATGGCCGTAACTTTCCTATTCAGTGTGCCCACTACTTGGACCCGTATGGAGATTATCAACATTTTCAAGGGAATTGTGCGCGATGCGGGTTTTGGAGTTGAGGGTCTAAAACACATAGCACAGATCGATCTTACAGAGGCTGAAGCGGCGGCCGTTGCAACGCTCAAGACAAGCCCAATCGTTTTCAACCGAGGCAGCGTATTTCTAACGGTAGATGCTGGGGGAGGAACAACCGATTTAGCTCTAATGCGCATAACATCAGCTGATATCAATTTCCCTCAGATGGCACAAGTTTCCGCTGTGAAAGGTGTAGGGATTGGATCAACATTGATCGATCGGGCATTTGTTCGACTTATCATGGAGAGGCTTACCGGGAATCCCGATATACAGCGCCAGCTACCAAACGATTTGGCGGTTCGTTTGTCCAAGAGTCAccattttaaaattttaaaacaCAAGTTTGGTGAAAAAGTGTATATGCAACCTGTGTTTAGAATGCCAATGGAAGGGGTATCAAATGATTTAAGCTATCCCACACTTGCTGTGGAAAATGGGCGCATGCTATTTTCAAT GGCGGAGATCCAATCTCTCTTTGAAATACAGATCGAAGGCATCATGAAGAGAATAACAGAGCAGCTAAATTGGCTAAGCGAGCATTATCCTACTCAGCAAGTG GAATATATGGTACTCTCTGGTGGACTTGGCAGTTCAACCTATATACGTGACAGGATTCAGCAACATGTCATAGCTTACCCGCACGCCAATGCCGCTAAGATTGCAGTAGTACCATGCCACGACCCGCAACTTGTTGTTGTTCGAGGCCTCCTGCTAGACTACCAGCAAAGGAGAGAAACGGGAAATATTCCTGTTCTCGCAGCAAGAATTGCTCGTTCAAGTTACGGCATTGTAGTGAGAGAGATGTATTCTCCAGATACCCATTTTGATGAAGAGATAGTTGAAGATCATTGGAATCCTAAAAAGAAGTGGGCCATTAATCAGATTCAATGGATTATTCGAAAG GGAGATACAATCGATCCGAACGTTCCACTTGTTAAATCGTTTGAATACCGCTTGGGACCTAACGACACAACGAGGAGTTGGAATGCAGACATAGTAACTTCTCAAAACGAGGCCACATTTCTCCCAAAGAGCCTTAAACAAG CTGGTGTCACTAAACTATGTAGAGTGAAAAGCAATTTGGATGGTGTAGAACAACATCAACTCCTACTTaagcagaaaagaggaattTTTTTCCGGAAAGGATACAAATTCTACATCTGCAAGTTTGATCTTCGTGTTATTGTTGCTCCCGCAGATTTAAGATTTGAGCTGTGGTTTGACGGACAAAGATTTTCGGGGAATCATGAACCTATTACCGCTCAATGGAGCGAGGTGGGCATGAAGGTCAATCAAGACTAA